The DNA segment ACGGTGTCTCCGTGTTCGCCGGTGTCGGTGAGCGCACGCGTGAGGGCAACGACCTCATCGCGGAGATGACCGAGTCGGGCGTCATCGACAAGACCGCGCTCGTCTTCGGTCAGATGGACGAGCCGCCGGGCACCCGTCTGCGCGTCGCGCTGGCCGGCCTCACCATGGCCGAGTACTTCCGTGACGTCCAGAAGCAGGATGTGCTGTTCTTCATCGACAACATCTTCCGCTTCACGCAGGCCGGTTCCGAGGTCTCCACGCTGCTCGGCCGCATGCCGTCCGCCGTGGGTTACCAGCCGAACCTGGCCGACGAGATGGGTCTCCTCCAGGAGCGCATCACGTCGACCCGCGGTCACTCGATCACCTCGATGCAGGCGATCTACGTCCCCGCGGACGACCTGACCGACCCGGCCCCGGCCACCACGTTCGCCCACCTCGACGCGACGACGGTTCTCTCCCGTCCGATCTCGGAGAAGGGCATCTACCCGGCCGTGGACCCGCTGGACTCCGTGTCCCGCATCCTGGACCCGCGTTACATCGCGCAGGACCACTACGACTGCGCCATGCGCGTCAAGAGCATCCTGCAGAAGTACAAGGACCTCCAGGACATCATCGCGATCCTCGGTATCGACGAGCTGGGCGAGGAGGACAAGCTCGTCGTCCACCGTGCCCGTCGCGTGGAGCGCTTCCTGTCCCAGAACACCCACGTCGCCAAGCAGTTCACCGGCGTGGACGGTTCGGACGTTCCGGTGGACGAGACCATCGCCGCGTTCAACGCGATCTGCGACGGTGAGTACGACCACTTCCCGGAGCAGGCGTTCTTCATGTGCGGTGGCATCGAGGACCTCAAGAAGAACGCGAAGGAGCTGGGCGTCTCCTGACACCCGCGCTCCTGACCGGGGGGCGGGCCCGCCCCGCCCCCTCGGTCACGCCCCCTAGAATTGACCCCAACACCCGGCACAACGGCCGGGTGGTGATCCGAGGAGCCAACCTTGGCTGCTGAGCTGCACGTCGAGCTGGTCGCCGCCGACCGCCAGGTCTGGTCCGGCGAGGCCACCCTGGTCGTCGCGCGCACCACGTCCGGCGACATCGGCGTCATGCCCGGTCACCAGCCGCTGCTCGGTGTGCTGGAGTCGGGCCCGGTGACCATCCGCACCAGTGACGGCGGCACCGTCGTCGCCGCGGTGCACGGCGGTTTCATCTCGTTCGCGGACGACAAGCTGTCGCTGCTGGCCGAGATCGCCGAGCTGGCGGAGGAGATCGACGTCCAGCGCGTCGAGCGCGAGCTGGAGCGAGCGAAGGCGGAGGACGACGAGGACGCTCAGCGTCGCGCCGACGTCCGTCTGCGGGCGGCGACCTCCGCGCGCTGATCATCGCGCCGTGTGACCATCATTCAGCCGCGGCCGGCCCGGAACATTCCGGTGCCGGTCGCGGCTGAGGTGAATCCGGGTGTTTTTCCGGTTCCATTACCTGGCTCTGCGGTTTCATTACCCTGAGCCGAAAGCAGTTCCACTACCTGGGAGACGAGGAGGTCGGTGCCGATGGTCCTCGCTCTGACTGTGTGCGGAATCGTGGTCGCGCTCGTGGTGGTGGGTCTGTTCCTGTTCGGCCTGCGCCGCAGGCTCATCCAGCGTTCCGGCGGCACCTTCGACTGTTCGCTGCGCTGGGACGTGGCGGAGCAGAGCGAGGTGAACGGCAAGGGCTGGAGCTACGGCATCGCCCGCTACAACGGGGACCGCATCGAGTGGTTCCGGGTGTTCTCCTACGCCCTGCGCCCGCGCCGGGTGCTGGAGCGCTCGCGGATCGAGGTGGCCGGACGCCGGCTGCCCGAGGGCGAGGAGGAGCTGGCGCTGCTGTCCGACGCGGTGGTCCTCGCCTGCGTCCACCAGGGCACCCGGCTCGAACTCGCCATGAGCGAAGACGCGCTGACCGGATTTCTCGCGTGGCTGGAAGCAGCCCCGCCCGGACAGCGAGTGAATGTGGCGTAGCCACATTCACTCGCTGGGTGGGGGTCCCCCCGGACGAAGTCCGGGGGAGCGTCAACGTCGCTTAGGGGGCTCGGCCCCCGAACTCATCTACGACAGGCCGTTGCTGAGGGCCGTCACCAGTTCACCGTTGCTGGTGTCCCCGGTGAAGTCCCAGAAGAACGCGCCGCCCAAGCCCTGGCTCTTGGCCCAGCTCATCTTGCCGGCGATGGTCGACGGGGTGTCGTACGACCACCAGTTGCTGCCGCAGTGGGCGTACGCGGTGCCCGCGATGGTGCCGGTGACCGGGCAGGAGCCCTTGAGAACCTTGTAGTCCTCGATGCCGGCCTCGTAGGTGCCCGGAGCGGCTCCGGTGGCGGTGCCGCCGGGGGCGTCCTGGGTGACACCGGTCCAGCCGCGGCCGTAGAAGCCGATGCCGATGAGCAGCTTGCTCGCCGGCACCCCGACCGCCTTGTACTTGGCCATCGCGTCGGCGGTGGTGAAGCCCGCCTTCGGGATGCCGCTGTAGGAGGTGAGCGGGGAGTGCGGGGCCGTCGGACCCTTGGCGTCGAAGGCGCCGAAGAAGTCGTACGTCATCACGTTGTACCAGTTGAGGTACTGCGACGCGCCCGCGTAGTCGGCGGCCTCGATCTTGCCGCCGCTGGAGCCGTCCGCGGTGACCGCGGCGGTGACCAGGTAATTGGCGCCGAACTTGGAGCGGAGCGCGGAGACCACGTTCTTGAAGGCCGCCGAGCCGCTGGTGTCGCAGGACAGACCGCAGGCGTTGGGGTACTCCCAGTCGATGTCGATGCCGTCGAAGACATCGGCCCAGCGGGGGTCCTCCACCAGGTCGTAGCAGGACTGGGCGAACGCGGCCGGGTTCTTGGCCGCCTCACCGAAGCCGCCGGACCAGGTCCAGCCACCGAAGGACCACAGCACCTTGATGTTCGGGTACTTGGCCTTGAGCTGACGGAGCTGGTTGAAGTTGCCGCGCAGCGGCTGGTCCCAGGTGTCGGCGGCGCCGCTGACCGACTGGTCGGCGGTGAACGCCTTGTCGTAGTCGGCGTAGGAGTCGCCGATCGCGCACTTGCCGCCGGTGACGTTGCCGAAGGCGTAGTTGATGTGCGTGATCTTGGACGCGGAACCGGACGTCACGATGTTCTTGACGTTGTAGTTCCGGCCGTAGATGCCCCACTCGGTGAAGTAGCCGAGCTTGACCTTGTCACCGGTGGCGGGCGGCGGGTTGGTGCCGCCGCCGGTGGTGCGCACGGCCGTCGCGGAGCTGGCCGGACCGGTCTGGTCGGCGGTGTCCCTGGCGCGGACGCTGTAGGAGTAGTCGGTGCCGGCGGTGAGACCGGTGTCCGTGTACGAGGTGGTGGTGACGGTGGCGACCTTGGCCCCGTCGCGCAGCACGTCGTAGTTCTTGACGCCCTTGTCGTCGGTGGCGGCCGACCAGCTCAGCTTGACCGAGGTGTCGGTCACGGCGGAGGCGGTGGGCTTGCCGGGGGCGGAGGGCGCCGCGTCGCCGGGCACCGTGGTGCCGTCACAACTGTCGCCGTTCAGCTTGCAGTTGCTCGGCGAACCGGTGCCCGCGCCGTTGAAGGCGAAGGAGATGGAGGAGCCGGGCGCCACCGAGCCGTTGTACGACTTGTTCTTCGCCGTCCAGTGGGTGCCGGACGAGGTGACGTCGGCGTCCCAGGCGGAGGAGACGGACGTGCCCGAGGGGAAGTCCCACTCGATCGTCCAGGAGCTGATGGCGGTGGTGCCGGTGTTCTTGACGGTCCACTTTCCTTCGAAACCGCTGCCCCAGTCCTGGGACTTCACATAGCTCGCGGTGACGTTGGTGGCCGCTTCGGCGGGGGCGGCCAGGCCGACCAGGCCGGCCAGGGGGAGCAGCAGGGTCACGGCACCCGCCGCGACTCTGTGTCTGAAGCGCATGTGCGACTCCCTCGATGTCGGG comes from the Streptomyces seoulensis genome and includes:
- a CDS encoding DUF2550 domain-containing protein, giving the protein MVLALTVCGIVVALVVVGLFLFGLRRRLIQRSGGTFDCSLRWDVAEQSEVNGKGWSYGIARYNGDRIEWFRVFSYALRPRRVLERSRIEVAGRRLPEGEEELALLSDAVVLACVHQGTRLELAMSEDALTGFLAWLEAAPPGQRVNVA
- a CDS encoding F0F1 ATP synthase subunit epsilon: MAAELHVELVAADRQVWSGEATLVVARTTSGDIGVMPGHQPLLGVLESGPVTIRTSDGGTVVAAVHGGFISFADDKLSLLAEIAELAEEIDVQRVERELERAKAEDDEDAQRRADVRLRAATSAR
- the atpD gene encoding F0F1 ATP synthase subunit beta; the encoded protein is MTTTVETAAATGRVARVIGPVVDVEFPVDAMPDIYNALTVEVADPARDGEKKTLTLEVAQHLGGGLVRAISMQPTDGLVRQSVVTDSGDAISVPVGDFTKGKVFNTLGEVLNVDEKHTGERWPIHRKAPNFDELESKTEMFETGVKVIDLLTPYVKGGKIGLFGGAGVGKTVLIQEMIYRVANNHDGVSVFAGVGERTREGNDLIAEMTESGVIDKTALVFGQMDEPPGTRLRVALAGLTMAEYFRDVQKQDVLFFIDNIFRFTQAGSEVSTLLGRMPSAVGYQPNLADEMGLLQERITSTRGHSITSMQAIYVPADDLTDPAPATTFAHLDATTVLSRPISEKGIYPAVDPLDSVSRILDPRYIAQDHYDCAMRVKSILQKYKDLQDIIAILGIDELGEEDKLVVHRARRVERFLSQNTHVAKQFTGVDGSDVPVDETIAAFNAICDGEYDHFPEQAFFMCGGIEDLKKNAKELGVS
- a CDS encoding glycoside hydrolase family 18 chitinase, with translation MRFRHRVAAGAVTLLLPLAGLVGLAAPAEAATNVTASYVKSQDWGSGFEGKWTVKNTGTTAISSWTIEWDFPSGTSVSSAWDADVTSSGTHWTAKNKSYNGSVAPGSSISFAFNGAGTGSPSNCKLNGDSCDGTTVPGDAAPSAPGKPTASAVTDTSVKLSWSAATDDKGVKNYDVLRDGAKVATVTTTSYTDTGLTAGTDYSYSVRARDTADQTGPASSATAVRTTGGGTNPPPATGDKVKLGYFTEWGIYGRNYNVKNIVTSGSASKITHINYAFGNVTGGKCAIGDSYADYDKAFTADQSVSGAADTWDQPLRGNFNQLRQLKAKYPNIKVLWSFGGWTWSGGFGEAAKNPAAFAQSCYDLVEDPRWADVFDGIDIDWEYPNACGLSCDTSGSAAFKNVVSALRSKFGANYLVTAAVTADGSSGGKIEAADYAGASQYLNWYNVMTYDFFGAFDAKGPTAPHSPLTSYSGIPKAGFTTADAMAKYKAVGVPASKLLIGIGFYGRGWTGVTQDAPGGTATGAAPGTYEAGIEDYKVLKGSCPVTGTIAGTAYAHCGSNWWSYDTPSTIAGKMSWAKSQGLGGAFFWDFTGDTSNGELVTALSNGLS